The DNA window TAAGTTCATGTTCCGCTTCCAAAAGTCAGTAACAAAATGAATACAAAGGTTAAACGAGTTGGGGTCATATGGAGCCGGTCTCCCCGTCGTCCCCCCTGCCCGCACCCTCCATAACTAAAACAAGATTGAGAGCGGAAAAGTTATACTCTCCCTTTGTTActttttagttgtcataattatctttttttgagagtcaaacaatataaattttgattaatatttttaaatgtatttttttatcatattgatatgaaaaaattgcaacttttcatatagtttttgaatatctatttttattttaaaatatcaaattaatgtaatctaatttagctTTGAAAGTTAATCAAATTGACTCTCGAAAAGCGTAATGTGACAACTAAAaatgaacggagggagtagtattgatTTTGtaaacaacaactacaacataTCTAGTATAATCCCATAAAAGTAGGGTCCGAAGAGGGTAAAATGTATGTCGACCTTATTAATCAttagaggtagagaggttgtttccgataaacACTCACCTTAAGGAAAATAGAGATCGAACAAAGTAGTATAGAGAAAAGAGATACGAAAATGGAGAAAGTCGTGTCTAAACACTATAGATAACCTAGTAAATTATCCTAAACAATAGTTATAATAAGATTAAATTTAAGGAATAGAACTGTAAAAAAATGATAGATAATTAATAACCAAACTCCAAGGACAAGAGACTAAACGAGTAATACCACGACTAATAATACAACTAATAGTATAGAAGAACAGGCGAAACAACGCTCAACTATCTAAAGAATCTTATGTGCTAATATGTATCCTCCATAACTTCCTATTCAAAGGTCATGTCCACGGTAAGCTCATGTCCTATCTAACCATCTCTCTCTAATTCTTCTTCGACCTGCCTCTACCCCTCTTTAAATCATCCATAGTTAATCTCTCCCACCTCTGCAATGGGGCATTCATGCATCTCTTTTGCATATTCCCAAACATCTCAACCTCGTTTCCCGCATCTTGTCATCTATCGAGATTACTCTTACCTTATCCTGAATatcctcattcctaatcttatctcTTCTAGTATGTCACACatcaatctcaacatcctcatctcttATATTTATAAACAAGGGCATAGGATATGCTAAACGGAGTTGTGTTAATGGTGATTAACATGCTATTTTAGGATGACTTATGTAAGTTTAAACATGATAActacttaaaatttaatttttcaatttattatactttatctaaaacaaaaaaaaagtgaaatctTTCATAGAGTCCatgtatataaaaaagaagaagaaattaaatgGGGAATTGGCGCCTAAGAGAGAACACCGTTGAAGTGGGGTTACTATTTGGCGCGTAGAAGCTCCACATTTGCACCTAACTCCAATACAGCCCAAAACGCTAACCAACACTTGCTAGTAACACGacaaaaaactattttttttgtctacAAATGGGCTGGACATGTTAATAAACTAGCCCATCTGAACTATTACATCATTtcaaataatcaaatcaaaatatataactaatttacAATGTAGCCCCATTGAACCATTtttcatactccctccgttcttttttagttgtaaataatttctttttgtagagtcaaacaatttgaattttgactaacatttttagatgtatttttacatcatattgatatgaaaaaagGTGCAATGTGTAGTActtttgtatagtttttaaatatctaaaattttggtttaaaatattgaattaatataatttaatttagttttgaaaattaatcaaattgattaTGGAAAAGCgtaacatgacaactaaaaaggaacaGAAAgagtataatatatgtatatcaaCTAGAAAAAGTAAGAAATGAATCTGACGGGCTATTTGTGTAAAGATTCCTCGGCTCAATAGTCATCTTTTGGATTGCTAATCAagctttagttttttttttttcaatgtttcATCATTTCTAATGCAGAAATAAAATCTGAATGCTAAAGTATAGAAAAACTCcatgaatttttataaaaaatcgAACATTTAGGTGTATTGAATGTCGCAATTCAAATTCCATGAAACaactaaaatttgaattgtgaCAGTTCAAAGCACcatgaaatgaaaaatgagtagaGTTTGCATTTTAAAtgttatacataaaatatactccataaattttatttatttgattgaacaaagagttcaagaaaaggaaaacttCTGATTCGCGAGctaaatatataacaataaaatatattgaaattacTCTTAGAATATTATGATTTTCAACCATGTTACGTCAATTGAAGGCTGAAATAAACTTGTTAAAACCAAAGAGTCTATAATctatctatatttatatatataaaaataaaaaaatagtgttaTTCTTTTTAGccgaaaaaagaaagaattcatataaaataaaatagaacgAAAGGAATATTATATTTGTgataaatggaaaaatatttgTAATGATGATTAAACGTTCCAAAATGAACTTCATATCCTAAGAATATCAATACAAATTATTTGCTACGatgaaattcatgcaattgtCAATTGGgatattcactattttttttctgtAACATAGTTTTGGAAGTCAAATACTTAATTAATGCCAGAAATTCTTGTTGAATCGCAGCTGGAAACTTGATGTTTACATTTTTAATCTACAGAGTTTCCCAATTATTCGTTTTTATACTTGTGTTCCATTTGTATGTCATAAGgaattttgaattatcattttACTAAGAATATATGCTAGCTTTAGTCTAAAGTAGGTAAAACTCACTACTTTTACTAAGAATATATGCTTTAGTCCAATGTCACAtatctccttttcttttcattaatttatacTACTAGACAGAATATCTAAcagatttttattaatttaatagtaataaattaaaaatcttaACTTGAATAAATATAAGCAAAAGGGACTAGCTAAACtttaccttaatattttctaaaagttATCTGCAGTAAATGAGgtgaaaatgaattaattagaGGACTTGCCAATAGCTAGAAAAAGTAATCTTAATCAGTGCAAAAGGCACAACATAGTATTTATAAAGGAGCTTTATATATAAGTCTCTATATTCACTAATCACTACCATGCATGATATTATAATTATcgctatattttatatataataaatatgagtATTTATAACTAACTTTATAAATAAGTGTTGTTAAAGGCTTTAGTGATTCCGATGCAAATTGCAATGCCATTAATTATCTCTATCAATTGTCCCTAAaaatttattgccgctaaatatcTATTTTGTTGGAGTACTAATTGCACCATCAAACGTTGCGATAGACAACAAGTACAAAGCCTCTCATCTTGACTTAGATATATATATCTTTGATTCaagtttttagaaagaaattgtGTCCGATAGGGAGGGTTTTAATTCAAAATGGAACTTTTCACTCGTGGTGCGAATTCAATTCAATCAGATGTTAAACCATATCAACCGCCATAtgaaaaatcaatataaattCTCTCTGCATGTAATACAATTTTGAgtcatatctttttttttttttatcaaacacatgagAGTGATATCTATTTGGAAATAGTCTTATTGCTTTTAATATATTGTCAGGTTATTGACATCGGTGACTTTTACTTGAAAGTTTAaccttataaaaataattaaaaaaaaaagacatgatGAAGATAAGGCTCCCTTCAATTCCTGGCAGATAAATCGTTTTTTTCTGTGAAAGTTAGATGCTATAGTAGTAGTTGTTGATAATGGTAATTAAAGCCAACCTCCACTACTCTCTTGTGTGGACCAAAAGTTCAATTAATTCAGCAGGCCAAACACTATACTGTATATGtacaataatttatttctttacgTATACATAAAGATTTTGAATTTCTAAACGCAAGACTAGATGTTGATTCAGTATTTTAGAGAATTCAAAACTCACCTAGGTTTAAACTCTTATgcactatatttttattttcaaactttATGAAAATTCTAAATCTGTCAATGATAACGATAGACATTAATGGTAGATGAAGCTAAGTTCCACTAGTACTAGTCTCATGTGTGGACCAAAAGGACTAGATATCAATTACTTATGTGGAGATGATGAAGGAACCTAAACCATGAAGAATCCAGCTTTACTTGTACGTACCCTTTTTGCTTTGCTTTCCCCACCAATACCATACCACATGGTTAAACATCCATATATTCCAAAAGACACTCATTTGCCACTCTCCAAAGTCTAATATAAAGCTCTTTTTGTTGGGTGTTGACAACGATCAATCTTCAACATTctcttataattttatatatacttcGTTTATCTATGtgatacatttttcttttcaatgtcATGTTACGCtaaaaaatgacaaattcaatttttttaattattaccCTTATTGACATTAAGGTAGTAAGTAATGCTTACACAAGACTAGGTTGTCTACATCACACAATCTGAGGTGTTGCTCTTTTTTGGAAGTTGTTAATGTGGTTTGCATCGAATCGCCACTACTAGAAATTGAGGTTTTTTTTAGTACGAATCAATGAGAAATGTGTGttataaaacatgattttgtTATTCATTTTCCAGTATCGAACCAGCACGTACGATGGGAAACAAATTCTCACTACAATATTGAGAAGATTTCTAGTTATTCTGTGTGAAAAcactattgtattttcttttctcattaattCAATCAGTATATCTATGAAAATAACCACTaaacatttttcaataaaaaaattcaacggAATAGGTGATTTTTTAGTAGTGcaccttttctttttcactcttaataatatgtttttgttgttataAAACTGTTGTGATATATGCAGTCACAAGTCTACTGATCGATACTCttgatatttatgaaaaatctttctttcctttcttaaatttcacgttcaatcaaagagctattatataaaataaaacgaAAGGAGTATCAATTTGTCTGCTAATGCCAGAAAAGAGATTCAATATTTTGAATCCTGCCGAGGAAAATGTTCATTCTTTAGCAGGCTTCTGGCCCCATATATTAACATATTGTTGGAGtttatgatttttctttaattgaaGCTCGTGATTATGTTTAAGATAAAATAGCGGtagatattaaatattaatcaatGATTTTAATtagagttatatatatatatatataaaagattaaTTAAAAGAGTTGTATGCGGCTGTCAGAGGCGGGGCCAGAATAAAGAGTTCGGGGTTCTAAATTTCCTTTAGAACCATCAACCAATTTTGTTAGGGATTCGCaatttaatatacatatatatttacttgattttctaatataaatacaGGGTCTATGCAAAAGTTACTGAGTTAGTTCAAACTCACAAACCCCCACCTAGCTCTTCTGGCCTCTGGCTGCTGGCATTTGGTATTTATTGTGCTTTTCTGTCTATATAGTTGAAGAAGGACTGATGCAAAATAGAGGTTTCTCAATCATACAGCTAGCAAAGCAATATATATGTAGCTTTAGGAcccatatatatgtttttgcaACTATATACCAAAATATGGAAATGTCGATTCATCTAAAACTTTGCAAACCATGTGATGACTCACATGTGAGTCGTGGTTATATGGTTGGAACTTATATCaatttgatcaaaattttaaaattagctTATACTATGTGACGGTTTGtatttggttaattaatttttttaaaatatttctattatatttgtGTTTGATAGAGATTTCAAAAGTGTTTTAAggaaaaagttactttttagCTTCCAAGAGCAACTTATACTACTccaagggtgtgtttggtatgaaggaaaatgttttcctagaaaatatttttctagaaaacaagttgatttttgacttatttctcatgtttggttggtgagtagaaaatattttttggaaaagatttttagtgtttgatttatgaatgaaaaatatttttgagaaatatcttttatttttactagagtagaaaataatttttgaaattgaaaatagtttttaaaaacaaacttaaatttttttggggNNNNNNNNNNNNNNNNNNNNNNNNNNNNNNNNNNNNNNNNNNNNNNNNNNNNNNNNNNNNNNNNNNNNNNNNNNNNNNNNNNNNNNNNNNNNNNNNNNNNNNNNNNNNNNNNNNNNNNNNNNNNNNNNNNNNNNNNNNNNNNNNNNNNNNNNNNNNNNNNNNNNNNNNNNNNNNNNNNNNNNNNNNNNNNNNNNNNNNNNNNNNNNNNNNNNNNNNNNNNNNNNNNNNNNNNNNNNNNNNNNNNNNNNNNNNNNNNNNNNNNNNNNNNNNNNNNNNNNNNNNNNNNNNNNNNNNNNNNNNNNNNNNNNNNNNNNNNNNNNNNNNNNNNNNNNNNNNNNNNNNNNNNNNNNNNNNNNNNNNNNNNNNNNNNNNNNNNNNNNNNNNNNNNNNNNNNNNNNNNNNNNNNNNNNNNNNNNNNNNattgaatttaaaaacaaactttaaaattttttttttttttggaggggtgGGGGTGGTTTGatgtagggacaaaataaattgattttttcaacaaaaaaataattgtaatttgaagctggaaaagagttttggaaaatgttttccttaagtttagaagggaagtcattttccttaaatttgaggaaaatgaattgatttggaaaacattttccaaaacatttagcccaactaaacatgagaaaattggaaaacattttccggaaaatgtttccttcataccaaacacaccctaaatcactcctttttttcttaaagcttggtcaaatatattatttctcaaaaataagtattttttgaacaaaacaAGCACTTTTGACTTTTATGCTACTCCCTCGttccatttttacttgtccagaTTTAATTTGATACgtcttttaattaataaaatgataaatataatatatcacCTTTTTAATatactaattaataaatttaatattttaataaatgattATAGTTAATAATACTATTAAGAATATAAATTGGATTAGTAAAAGTAGAGGGTGGGGTAGCGGGGTATTAATCAAATGCTAAACTATAATATGTATGgataacttgtttttttttttttcaattacaacTATCTCCCACCAAATACCATTAAACAAACTTCAACACccattattaatattaaaaatttcaagCTCTAATGCAAGAGATCATGATTATTGTTTAGTGATGGAGGGAAACCATGATCATTTCTATTTGGCAACTTCTCAAATAAATGATGCCATTGTACCCCACTTCATGTCAAGTAATATAAATATCTTATTGAAATGTAGGCCTAGTTTTTAAGAATAATTACCCTTTTCAACTAGTATAAATGCTTTATAATCAGATCAAGAATCATTACATCTCTCAACCCAATCGTATGGGGTGGTTGAATCATGCGCCAATCGTCTacctaatataaataaaaatgaactttTGGTTCAACCTAATTATAATTACTTAATGGAGTGATTGGtgtaaaataaagtaaatttaagttatatatactgATATTATATAAGTAGTtcagttatttaattttttgtcttGTTCGTTTtgatttttgctttgtaacttttttcagttctccttttcttttctcgtATGTTTTTTAGATTTCTCATTGGTATTTGATATCTACTTTAGATTATTTCACTATTCTAGATTAACATTGAGAAATTTTCCACTTTTTAGTTTCTGCCATTCTCCTAGAATCTTTTTACTTTGGTAGaatctttttactttttctttttagtctaaaaatattttatagtatttaatttcctttcaagtctagggtttgcattaattgcaaaatatttatatttattttagtttagtatctagaAGGACTCTCCTTTAATAAGGACTCTCCTTTAATAAGGattctccttaattatttataaatagggATGTACTCTTCTATTTGAATCAATATGCAAGAATCAATACAAAGAGTTATCATTCattctctctttaatttctctttctAGTTTCTTCCATTCCATAACACTCCACTGATTCTGATTTATGCtgaaaattcttattttatgaataaaGCACTCTTCTAATGacaatttcatatttaaaactCGAATTCAAAAGTTTTCATTACACATGGAAATAAGCAATACAGTGCAACGGTTACTACCTAAAGTTTGAACAACTTGGCCCAAAAAGTCCCCCCACCGACCCTTATTGTATACACTTTGTGGAAACTTATTGCTCATATCTACACTAAAGTGCAAGAATCACATGTCACAGTGAAAGTAGAGTCACGTTAGCCGCAAAACTGGCTCCAAATTTATATTCTTTCCTTCTATATCcggtatttatattaaaatttaattaaatttataatcataCAAGAAAAAACTCCACACTAAAATAAAAcacttttcaataaaaataactttgtatctaagaaaattcaaacataaaatctCTAATACTATAACACATTCCACTGCAAATAATGTTGATGCTTTGTCTCCTATACTATTGTACTTACTAAGCTACTTGAACTATTTAATTTGGGTCCAAAAGGCACATTTCCCAAAAAATAACACAATGTCTTCTCTCTCTTTTGCTCTGTTTTTCTCTTTGCTTTCTCTCCTCTTTCccttcatttcttcatcaaACTCCACCACTACTACCATTCCACTCTCACTTTTCAACACAAAAAACCCATCTCAAGATTTCTATGAAAAGCTCACACATTTAGCTTCCATTTCCTTGGCCAGAgcaaattacataaaaaaatctcAAGATTCCCCTGTTTCCACAACCCCTTTGTACCCTCAAAGCTATGGAGGCTACTCAATTACTCTTAGCTTTGGTACACCTCCACAGAAAATCCCTTTCATTATGGACACTGGAAGTGACTTTGTTTGGTTCCCATGTACAACAAGGTACTTATGTACCAATTGTTCTGTTTCTTCAACTACTTCACAGTTCATTCCTACATTCATTCCCAAATCTTCGTCATCCGCACGAGTTCTTGGTTGTTTGAATCCAAAATGTGGTTGGATTCATAGCAATAATCCAAAATCTCGTTGCCAAGATTGCGAATCGCCTACTAATTGTAAACAGGTTTGTCCACCATATATTATACTTTATGGTTCAGGCTCTACAGGGGGTCTTGCTCTTGTTGACACACTTGACCTGTCTAACAAGAAAGTTCCCAATTTTCTTGTTGGATGTTCTCTGTTTTCATCTAAACAGCCTGCTGGAATTGCTGGTTTAGGCCGTGGACTTGCATCATTACCAAGTCAATTAGATGTCAAGAAGTTCTCTTATTGTCTTGTTTCACATAAATTTGATGATACTGGTAAAAGTAGTAATCTTGTTTTGGATTTCAATGCTAGTGGTGAAAAAACTTCAGATTTAAGCTATACCCCATTGCAGAAAAACCCAGTGGTGTCTGAAAAAAATGCATTGTCAGTATATTACTATGTTAGTTTGAGGAAAATTACAGTTGGAGGGAAGAAAGTGAAGATTCCATACAAGTATTTAACACCAGATTCCAATGGAAATGGTGGGAGTATTGTGGATTCAGGCACGACATTCACATTCATGAATCGCGGTGTTTTTGAGCCAGTGCTTGATGCATTTGTGAAACAAGTAAAGGGTATTCCAAGAGCTGAGAGTATTGAGATAATAACAGGTTTAAGGCCATGTTTCAATATTTCTAGGGAAGAAACAGTGTCTTTACCAGAGCTAAAGTTTCATTACAAAGGTGGTGCAGAGATGACATTGCCAATAGCAAATTACTTCTCATTTGCAGGTGAAACTGATGTGATTTGTTTAACTATGGTCACGGATAGTGCTTTTGGCCCTGAATTATCTACCGGTCCATCGATAATTTTGGGCAATTTTCAGATGCAGAATTACTTAGTTGAATTTGAtctcaaaaatgaaaagtttgGCTTCAAGCGGCAAATGtgcaaatgagaaaaaaaaaggcaatGGTGAAACTTTTAGTCCCTTTTTACTTGTAGTTTTTGCACTACATAATTGAGGCTAATCACTCAAAGATTTGCCTTTTTGAGGCCTATGGTCTAGTGGTCAGTGGGGGTAGTAGATGATAACATTCAGAGGAATGTTTAATTTTAGTTGTATAATGAATTAGAGGCCTCATATCATAATGGCAATTGCTGGAAGATTTAAATCAAGTGAAAATAAATGTACTTATTTCTGTGCTTAATGATATATAACAAGAACCAacatttaaatttatgattttgtaTGTTAATCTTATGTTATCAATATACTCTCAGTAGCTTAAAGTTGAATTTGACTAAAGTAGTGGTGTTGGCCGCAGAAACGGTGCTAAGTGGGGGTTCGGACAAATCCAGTAGTTTTTCTGTAgacattaaataaatatatatgtatattaacttgtaaaactcttaaaaaAACTGATTGACGACTTAATGGTAAAGAAGGCGCTGTGAAAATGCTTTTCAagcaagagttatggttcaaaCCCCACACTATCTACAAAAATTTCTCTAGGAAGCATGCTTTGCAATAGTTTTCTCTTCTagtcttaaatttaaaatttccaaaCTTCTAATTTTAATCCTGGCTCCGTATCTAATTAGCAGTAATATTACTATGAGACTTCCTTCCAAAAGTTGTAGAGTGATAGTACCAATTAATAATATGGTTGGCATATGATATTTTGCCCACTAAAAGCAGTACTCTTTTGTGCTTTTGTAGGACATGATTGTAACATCATAAATATAGTTCATGAATCATGACATTGCTTGACAGTTGCCAATACAATTTTGACAACTTCTATTACTTCTTCCTTTCCCCATGTGCATTTTCTGGCCAGGAAATATAGACTTCTGCTTCctttgatataataatttttttaaaaaaaaggaaaaaaattgcaGTGTTAATCCTGTTTTTATATTCCAATTAAGGGAAATAGtaggaaaaaaatcaaagaaagacCAGAAAAATTTAACCAAGAGTTGAGGTTTGTTCTTAACTAGGCTTTAAAATTCTGAAGGGCATCTCCAACCTTAGTGCATATGAAAGTAGGCAGATTGCTACCATCAATTGATTTATTCGAATCATCAAGGGCATCTCTATATTTTGTGTATGTCAATAGGAACTTCGTAAATACGGGTTCAACATAACGTCATGATAGTGTTAGCTATGCAGAGCTTAGCTCTACTAGCACGACTCAATTGATAACAATTTCTAATAGTGATAATCATagagttatttttttcttctttcaaaacACTTTTGAGTAAAATCAACTagcatttcattttatttttttttaattgaagagAATAATCTCAATGTCCTTGCCCCTTGGgattattatttgaattatttatcaTCAAGAACTTCTAATTTGTCTTAACTATTGGTACCATTTTACCCTGAAGAAACCTATTATTTAATAGTAACTATTCCCTCCGTCCCATAATAATTGTccacttttttcttttacacgccccttaagaaattataaataataaggATAGTTTTACTAATCTACCTCTCAAGAAACATTATTTGAACTTTACAAACTtgcttaattttaataaaacatAATTGTAAGggcaaaatgaaaaaaaaaaatctattttgattttgttagttGACAAATAGTTTAAAACAACTATCTTTTAGTAATATGGAGTTATGGACAACTAATATAGCACAAATGATGTAGTTGTTTACTCCCAATATGAGGGGAAAGAAGCCCATTggatattgaaaaaaattacctaaatacacatcttattttatcataatctccaaaattttctaccatttaagaaaattacaaaaatcctcTCCCGGATACATTCCTATCCCCTCTCGGATATATATGTATCCCCTCTGGAATACATCTTTCCCCTTTCGGATATATCCCTATctcctctcggatacatcactcacattaagtaatgtatcatttgCAATCCGTGTGCTATGTATCCACATGCTTTCTTATGTATCCGAGATCCTATAAATTTAagagattttaaaaatttgagaaagaatAGGAATAAGACATAATTAATTCTTAACcatatgagatttatgtaatgTTTACATGTATTATTTGTTGGGCCGCAATTCAAACTTTAATGGGCTTTCAGAAAAGTTTTAGACTGCTAGACTTACCGTTTAAGGTTGGAAGTTTTTAGGATCTCTATTTAAAGAATAGTCAAAGaatatagaaatttaaaatttagccACTTCAGAATTAACTTCAAACTTATggtattgaagttgaaaataatcgtgggtcaaaaatttcaaacttcagtTCTTCGGATCTAAAGTTATGAACTCCACAAGCCTAACTTTCGGgcttttgaatttgaaattgtttctcttttaatagggcaaattacagaaatcacatacttttaaggtaaaacTACAATCTATctcttaaaagtttataattacagaaatccctcacacggatacaataatataagcactgatacattaatctgatgcgcaagatacattaatcgttaagtaagatacaatacattttatacaggatacactaatctgatgtacattttatacatgatacactaatctaatgcgcgagatacaataatataaacgttgatgatgcgcgagatacactaatccgatgcgcgaaaatgagagattttggagatttgtaaaatttataggggataatggtaataagtaaactaaaaggtgggatttctgtaattttttccttttaaggtaatatgctaaagttaataaataaaagtgaaattttattttagtatattgAATATATAAAGTGAACAGAGAGAATAGATACTTCTTTGTCTCTCGTCTAAAAATATCTTTTCTTGAGATCCTCGACTAATAAAATCTCAAGTTCTAAA is part of the Solanum stenotomum isolate F172 chromosome 8, ASM1918654v1, whole genome shotgun sequence genome and encodes:
- the LOC125872984 gene encoding probable aspartyl protease At4g16563, with translation MSSLSFALFFSLLSLLFPFISSSNSTTTTIPLSLFNTKNPSQDFYEKLTHLASISLARANYIKKSQDSPVSTTPLYPQSYGGYSITLSFGTPPQKIPFIMDTGSDFVWFPCTTRYLCTNCSVSSTTSQFIPTFIPKSSSSARVLGCLNPKCGWIHSNNPKSRCQDCESPTNCKQVCPPYIILYGSGSTGGLALVDTLDLSNKKVPNFLVGCSLFSSKQPAGIAGLGRGLASLPSQLDVKKFSYCLVSHKFDDTGKSSNLVLDFNASGEKTSDLSYTPLQKNPVVSEKNALSVYYYVSLRKITVGGKKVKIPYKYLTPDSNGNGGSIVDSGTTFTFMNRGVFEPVLDAFVKQVKGIPRAESIEIITGLRPCFNISREETVSLPELKFHYKGGAEMTLPIANYFSFAGETDVICLTMVTDSAFGPELSTGPSIILGNFQMQNYLVEFDLKNEKFGFKRQMCK